A part of Cystobacter fuscus DSM 2262 genomic DNA contains:
- a CDS encoding methyl-accepting chemotaxis protein, giving the protein MRVPLLNSLKLRGRLTLYVTLLALIPLGVTSLGGVLSTQWVLKAQVNEMLRIEAEGLKDLVEASLVERETSVRSWAEDALVREALLSGRPEQSDEVLVRLQSHYNTFAGLVLFTDEGRALSASTSALRDSFQGQDEAVRESVWFRAAQQGQFTSSTLTREDPIFGMPVLHLAAPVLDPSNGRRLGVLLAAYDWGQVGEVVKAALARARARKNNSFALEVRSASGTVLFNSRGQEAWNVPDAVTAEAIDDDVLRDVGDGWHFVAMADPAEVHAPVTRMRQAFLLNLLVVGALVSMCALVLGRTITRPIVQLHQVVRHIVRTGDLAQKPEVHSRDEVGELAESFLQMVEKLRATTDSLQRGTRVLTDTVAALTRAAEQEESNITRQAAALQQTQVTAQEIKQTSLLAAERAGAVLQVASRAEELGKGGVRALTESMSGFETLRAQVDEMSVQIGQLNERAQRIGGITLTVKGLADRSNMLALNAAIEAVRSGEHGKGFGIVAKEIRTLANQSIHSTEQVGSLLEDITQSILKTVELSEQGQKRMDSGLAQVRSSGDSIQALSGIVQDNMSAVRQIAHAVNQQNAGIQEIFNALTDMSSLMHETMLGLQATQSVTGELREVAQQMEKVASSYRV; this is encoded by the coding sequence ATGCGAGTTCCCCTGCTCAACTCCCTCAAGCTGCGCGGTCGGCTGACCTTATACGTCACCCTGCTGGCACTCATTCCCCTCGGCGTGACGTCCCTGGGAGGAGTGCTCTCCACCCAGTGGGTGCTCAAGGCGCAGGTGAACGAGATGCTGCGCATCGAGGCCGAGGGGCTGAAGGATCTGGTCGAGGCGTCCCTGGTGGAGCGCGAGACGAGCGTGCGCAGCTGGGCCGAGGACGCGCTGGTGCGCGAGGCGCTGCTCTCGGGCAGGCCCGAGCAGAGCGACGAGGTGCTCGTCCGTCTGCAATCGCACTACAACACCTTCGCGGGACTGGTGCTCTTCACCGACGAGGGCCGCGCGCTGTCCGCGAGCACGTCGGCGCTGCGCGATTCGTTCCAGGGCCAGGACGAGGCCGTGCGCGAGTCGGTCTGGTTCAGGGCCGCCCAGCAGGGCCAGTTCACCAGCTCGACGCTCACGCGGGAGGATCCCATCTTCGGCATGCCGGTGCTGCACCTGGCGGCGCCCGTGCTGGACCCGAGCAACGGACGTCGGCTGGGCGTGCTGCTCGCGGCGTATGACTGGGGACAGGTGGGCGAGGTGGTGAAGGCGGCGCTGGCGCGCGCCCGCGCTCGCAAGAACAACAGCTTCGCCCTGGAGGTGCGCTCCGCCTCGGGCACCGTGCTGTTCAACTCGCGCGGCCAGGAGGCCTGGAACGTGCCGGATGCGGTCACCGCCGAGGCCATCGATGACGATGTGCTCCGGGACGTGGGGGACGGCTGGCACTTCGTGGCGATGGCGGATCCCGCGGAGGTCCATGCCCCGGTCACCCGGATGCGCCAGGCCTTCCTGCTCAACCTGCTCGTCGTCGGCGCGCTCGTGAGCATGTGCGCCCTGGTGCTCGGCCGCACCATCACCCGGCCCATCGTGCAGTTGCACCAGGTGGTGCGCCACATCGTGCGCACGGGAGACCTCGCCCAGAAGCCCGAGGTGCACTCGCGCGACGAGGTGGGCGAGCTGGCCGAGTCCTTCCTGCAGATGGTGGAGAAGCTGCGCGCGACGACGGACAGCCTCCAGCGCGGCACGCGCGTGCTCACCGACACCGTGGCCGCGCTGACGCGCGCCGCCGAACAGGAGGAGAGCAACATCACCCGCCAGGCGGCGGCGCTGCAGCAGACGCAGGTGACGGCCCAGGAAATCAAGCAGACGTCGCTCCTGGCCGCGGAGCGGGCCGGGGCGGTGCTCCAGGTGGCCTCACGCGCCGAGGAGCTGGGCAAGGGTGGCGTGCGAGCCCTCACCGAGAGCATGAGCGGCTTCGAAACCCTGCGCGCGCAGGTCGACGAGATGTCGGTGCAGATCGGCCAGCTCAACGAGCGCGCCCAGCGCATCGGCGGCATCACCCTGACGGTCAAGGGGCTCGCGGACCGCTCCAACATGCTCGCGCTCAACGCCGCCATCGAGGCGGTGCGCTCCGGCGAGCACGGCAAGGGCTTTGGCATCGTGGCCAAGGAGATCCGCACGCTCGCCAACCAGTCCATCCACTCCACCGAGCAGGTGGGCTCGCTCCTGGAGGACATCACCCAGTCCATCCTCAAGACGGTGGAGCTGAGCGAGCAGGGCCAGAAGCGCATGGACAGCGGCCTCGCCCAGGTGCGCAGCAGTGGCGACAGCATCCAGGCCCTCAGCGGCATCGTGCAGGACAACATGAGCGCCGTGCGGCAGATCGCCCACGCCGTGAATCAGCAGAACGCGGGCATCCAGGAGATCTTCAACGCGCTCACGGACATGTCCAGCCTGATGCACGAGACCATGTTGGGACTCCAGGCCACCCAGAGCGTCACGGGCGAGCTGCGCGAGGTGGCCCAGCAGATGGAGAAGGTGGCGAGCAGCTACCGCGTGTAG
- a CDS encoding HAD family hydrolase, protein MSPRLHAVILDLGNVLAFHDNALLFRRLGERAGLNAQDAERRLSGAGWTAANRGQLDAEGIRGDVCGALGVDLPMDEFNALWNCHFTIHEAVLPRVEGLVGRVKLVLLSNTNVLHVEWLRPRLPLLERFDHLVLSCEVGLVKPEPAIYQEALRHAGCAPQEAAFFDDVPAYVEAANAVGLQGHVFTTAAAFDAQLRALGL, encoded by the coding sequence ATGTCCCCACGCCTCCACGCGGTCATCCTGGATCTCGGCAACGTCCTCGCCTTCCACGACAACGCCCTGCTCTTCCGACGTCTGGGAGAGCGCGCGGGCCTGAATGCCCAGGACGCCGAGCGCCGCCTGTCCGGCGCGGGCTGGACGGCGGCCAACCGGGGACAGCTCGACGCCGAGGGCATCCGCGGCGACGTGTGCGGGGCGCTCGGGGTGGACCTGCCCATGGACGAGTTCAACGCCCTGTGGAACTGCCACTTCACGATTCACGAGGCGGTGCTGCCCCGGGTGGAAGGGCTGGTGGGGCGGGTGAAGCTGGTGCTGCTGTCCAACACCAACGTGCTGCACGTGGAGTGGCTGCGGCCCCGGCTGCCCCTCCTCGAGCGGTTCGACCACCTGGTGCTCAGCTGCGAGGTGGGCCTGGTGAAGCCCGAGCCCGCCATCTACCAGGAGGCCCTGCGGCACGCGGGCTGCGCGCCCCAGGAGGCCGCCTTCTTCGACGACGTGCCCGCGTATGTCGAGGCGGCGAACGCCGTGGGCCTCCAGGGCCACGTCTTCACCACCGCCGCCGCCTTCGACGCGCAGCTGCGGGCGCTCGGGCTGTAG
- a CDS encoding glutathione S-transferase family protein codes for MNELTLVVGSKNHSSWSLRPYLALAHTGQPFREVVIPLGQPDTASHIAKYSPSGRVPALQHGELVLWDSLAICEYLAEQFPEARLWPQAREARAVARAVTAEMHSGFAMLRTHMPMDLHARKPGQGRAPGVAEDIARITSLWKDCRSRFGQGGPFLFGDFSIADAFYAPVVTRFVTHGVELDAVGAAYRDAVLALPALKAWTEAARHESPLAR; via the coding sequence ATGAACGAACTCACCCTCGTCGTCGGCTCGAAGAACCACTCCTCCTGGTCGCTGCGGCCCTATCTCGCGCTCGCCCACACCGGGCAGCCCTTCCGCGAGGTGGTGATCCCCCTGGGCCAGCCGGACACGGCCAGCCACATCGCGAAGTACTCGCCCAGTGGACGGGTGCCGGCGCTCCAGCATGGTGAGCTGGTGCTCTGGGATTCGCTGGCCATCTGCGAGTACCTCGCGGAGCAGTTCCCGGAGGCGCGGCTGTGGCCCCAGGCGCGCGAGGCGCGGGCCGTGGCGCGTGCCGTCACCGCGGAGATGCACTCGGGGTTCGCCATGCTGCGCACCCACATGCCCATGGACTTGCACGCCCGCAAGCCGGGACAGGGGCGCGCCCCGGGAGTCGCCGAGGACATCGCGCGCATCACCTCGCTCTGGAAGGACTGCCGCTCGCGCTTCGGACAGGGCGGGCCGTTCCTCTTCGGGGACTTCAGCATCGCGGACGCCTTCTACGCGCCCGTCGTCACGCGCTTCGTCACCCATGGCGTGGAGCTGGACGCGGTGGGCGCCGCCTACCGGGACGCGGTGCTCGCCCTACCGGCGCTGAAGGCCTGGACGGAGGCCGCCCGTCACGAGTCGCCCCTGGCGCGCTAA
- a CDS encoding adenylate/guanylate cyclase domain-containing protein: MMVDAQQAEPPRIAAIMFTDMVELSTEARRDESLNNELREEHGRLVRSLLSGHGGREIKRLEDGFLVEFDEALPAVACALELQSALNARNECVPDERRVQLRIGIHLGSVVHQDGDVFGEGVNLAARLESLARPGTLYVSEPVARQVRGLQVEAAMVRLGRSDLKKIRLPVPVYRIDPPVRRPRSWVARLRGLLPSRS, from the coding sequence ATGATGGTGGATGCGCAACAAGCGGAGCCCCCCAGGATCGCGGCCATCATGTTCACGGACATGGTGGAGCTGAGCACCGAGGCTCGTCGGGACGAGTCGCTCAACAACGAATTGCGCGAGGAGCATGGACGGCTCGTGCGCAGCCTGCTGTCTGGTCATGGCGGACGGGAGATCAAGCGGCTGGAGGATGGTTTTCTCGTCGAGTTCGACGAAGCGCTTCCGGCGGTGGCCTGCGCGCTGGAGTTGCAGTCGGCGCTGAACGCTCGCAACGAGTGCGTGCCGGACGAGCGCCGGGTGCAACTGCGCATCGGCATCCACCTGGGCTCGGTGGTGCACCAGGATGGAGACGTGTTCGGCGAGGGCGTCAACCTGGCCGCCCGCCTGGAGTCGCTCGCGCGGCCCGGGACCCTCTATGTCAGTGAGCCGGTGGCGCGGCAGGTGCGCGGCCTCCAGGTCGAGGCCGCCATGGTGCGCCTGGGCCGCAGCGACTTGAAGAAGATCCGCCTGCCGGTGCCCGTCTACCGGATTGATCCGCCCGTGCGCCGCCCGCGCTCGTGGGTGGCGCGTCTGCGCGGGCTGTTGCCCAGCCGAAGCTGA